The proteins below are encoded in one region of Thermosulfurimonas marina:
- the tpiA gene encoding triose-phosphate isomerase, translated as MRRPLIAGNWKMHKTVRETLDYIRRFRDLVSGVTDREIMIAPPFTALYAAGEALAGSSIRLGAQNAHWAEAGAFTGEISPVMLKECGVTYVIIGHSERRHIFGETDEMICKRLSGVMGAGLRPILCIGETLEEREAGKTFEVLERQVKAALQGFAAEDLRELVVAYEPVWAIGTGKTATPEQAQEAQAYVRRLLADFGGKEFAEGIRILYGGSVKPENISALMAQPDVDGALVGGASLDPETFARIVKYA; from the coding sequence ATGCGCAGGCCGCTTATTGCCGGAAATTGGAAGATGCACAAGACCGTAAGGGAGACCCTGGATTATATACGCCGCTTTCGGGATCTGGTCTCCGGAGTGACCGACCGCGAGATCATGATCGCCCCGCCCTTTACCGCCCTCTACGCCGCAGGAGAGGCCCTTGCCGGAAGCTCCATCCGCCTCGGGGCGCAGAATGCCCACTGGGCCGAGGCCGGAGCCTTTACCGGAGAAATATCTCCAGTAATGCTTAAAGAATGTGGTGTAACTTACGTTATTATTGGCCATTCTGAAAGAAGGCATATTTTTGGGGAAACCGACGAAATGATCTGCAAGCGACTTTCCGGGGTGATGGGGGCTGGGCTGCGGCCCATCCTCTGTATCGGGGAGACCCTGGAAGAACGCGAGGCCGGAAAGACCTTTGAGGTTTTGGAAAGACAGGTAAAGGCTGCCTTGCAGGGCTTTGCGGCCGAGGATCTTCGGGAGCTGGTGGTGGCCTACGAGCCGGTCTGGGCCATCGGGACCGGAAAGACGGCTACCCCGGAGCAGGCCCAGGAGGCCCAGGCCTATGTGCGCCGGCTGCTTGCGGATTTTGGGGGAAAGGAATTCGCGGAAGGAATTCGCATCCTTTACGGAGGAAGCGTAAAGCCGGAAAACATCTCCGCCCTTATGGCCCAGCCCGATGTGGATGGGGCCCTGGTGGGCGGCGCCTCGCTGGATCCCGAAACCTTTGCCCGGATCGTGAAATATGCCTGA
- a CDS encoding CoA-binding protein has protein sequence MPEACQIPDYSQVEPEALEVVRKYRRLAIVGASPKPERPSHQVMKYLLEQGFEVVPVNPGQKEILGKTCYPSLSAIPEEKRPEVVIVFRRAEEVPPIAEEAVKIGARVLWLQEGIVSSEAAEIARQAGLTVVMNRCFKKVHTLARR, from the coding sequence ATGCCTGAGGCCTGCCAGATTCCGGACTATTCTCAGGTAGAGCCCGAGGCCCTGGAGGTGGTGAGGAAGTACCGGAGGCTGGCCATCGTGGGGGCCAGCCCCAAGCCCGAAAGGCCCAGCCACCAAGTCATGAAGTATCTCCTGGAGCAGGGCTTTGAGGTGGTGCCGGTAAATCCTGGGCAAAAAGAAATCCTGGGAAAGACCTGCTATCCTTCCCTTTCGGCCATTCCGGAGGAAAAGCGCCCGGAGGTGGTCATTGTCTTCCGGCGTGCGGAAGAGGTGCCCCCTATTGCGGAGGAGGCCGTAAAGATCGGGGCCCGGGTGCTCTGGCTCCAGGAGGGCATCGTAAGTTCGGAGGCCGCCGAGATCGCTCGCCAGGCTGGCCTCACCGTAGTCATGAATCGCTGTTTCAAGAAGGTCCACACCCTTGCCCGCCGCTGA
- a CDS encoding 4Fe-4S dicluster domain-containing protein → MPYTVAHDPEKCDGCLNCVKACAETHEGLANCQILTCGGKFVYFSCMQCKKPQCAEVCPTGAMRRENEIVILLRDLCVGCVNCVYACPWGVPRFNPRTGRVGKCDLCHERVASGGKPACVEACPNEALAVKEVKPPAKKAAAAKKAAAKAAAKEG, encoded by the coding sequence ATGCCATACACGGTAGCCCACGACCCAGAAAAGTGTGATGGGTGTCTTAACTGTGTGAAGGCCTGCGCGGAAACGCATGAAGGGCTGGCCAATTGCCAGATCCTCACCTGTGGGGGCAAGTTCGTCTATTTTTCCTGTATGCAGTGCAAAAAGCCCCAGTGTGCGGAAGTTTGCCCCACCGGGGCTATGCGTCGGGAAAACGAAATTGTGATCCTTCTGCGGGATCTTTGTGTGGGTTGTGTCAACTGTGTTTATGCTTGCCCCTGGGGGGTGCCGCGCTTCAATCCCCGGACCGGTCGGGTGGGCAAGTGTGATCTCTGTCACGAAAGAGTGGCTTCGGGAGGGAAACCGGCCTGTGTGGAGGCCTGTCCCAACGAGGCCCTGGCCGTAAAGGAGGTCAAACCTCCGGCCAAAAAGGCCGCGGCGGCTAAAAAAGCCGCCGCTAAGGCCGCTGCCAAGGAGGGGTAG
- a CDS encoding NADH-quinone oxidoreductase subunit A, with amino-acid sequence MGELGLASKYLPILILAILVFVIGVSMLILNAILGLKRPYPEKLIRYECGLPPSGEPRHPFSVKFYAIAILFVVFDVEAVFLYPWAVSFDRLGALAYVEMVVFIALLLVAYFYAWIRGAFQWE; translated from the coding sequence GTGGGAGAACTGGGCCTGGCTTCTAAGTATCTTCCCATCTTGATTCTGGCCATTCTGGTCTTCGTCATCGGGGTCTCCATGCTCATCCTGAATGCCATCCTGGGCTTGAAGCGCCCTTACCCCGAAAAACTCATCCGCTATGAATGCGGTCTTCCCCCTTCCGGAGAGCCCCGACATCCCTTTTCGGTCAAGTTTTACGCCATAGCCATCCTTTTTGTGGTCTTTGACGTGGAGGCGGTCTTTCTTTATCCCTGGGCGGTCTCCTTTGACCGGCTGGGGGCTTTGGCCTACGTAGAAATGGTGGTCTTCATCGCTCTACTTCTGGTGGCCTACTTCTATGCCTGGATCAGGGGGGCCTTTCAATGGGAGTAG
- a CDS encoding NADH-quinone oxidoreductase subunit B — protein sequence MGVEKETVEVAPGVRQIPETPVFITPLDKLINWARTGSLWPMTFGLACCAIEMMATGASHHDLDRFGIIFRASPRQADVLIVAGTVTKKMAPVVRRVYDQMPEPRYVIAMGSCACTGGVFRTYSTVQGCDEFLPVDIYIPGCPPRPEALMYGLRKLQEKIRREAGRWGAWR from the coding sequence ATGGGAGTAGAAAAAGAGACCGTGGAAGTAGCACCTGGGGTAAGGCAGATCCCGGAAACGCCGGTCTTTATCACCCCGCTGGACAAGCTCATCAATTGGGCCCGTACCGGCTCTCTCTGGCCCATGACCTTCGGTCTGGCCTGTTGCGCCATCGAGATGATGGCCACCGGGGCCAGTCACCACGATCTCGACCGGTTTGGGATCATCTTTCGGGCCTCTCCCCGGCAGGCTGACGTTCTGATTGTGGCCGGCACGGTGACCAAGAAGATGGCCCCGGTAGTGCGCCGGGTCTATGACCAGATGCCCGAGCCCCGCTACGTAATCGCTATGGGAAGCTGTGCCTGCACCGGGGGGGTCTTCCGCACCTACTCTACGGTGCAGGGCTGTGACGAATTTCTGCCGGTGGACATTTATATTCCGGGTTGCCCCCCGCGGCCGGAGGCCCTGATGTATGGGTTACGTAAGCTCCAGGAGAAGATCCGCCGCGAGGCCGGGCGCTGGGGAGCTTGGAGATAG
- a CDS encoding NADH-quinone oxidoreductase subunit C: MSEVVEKLKERFGAAVLAEEVSCGQQVVFVSREALRDVVRFLHDEMDFKHLADLCGVDYQGYKPKRPVSERFEVVYNLYSLSRKELLRLRVPVPEEDPRVPSVTSVFRVANWFERECYDMFGIRFEGHPDLRRLLMPEDWEGHPLRKDYPLELEKEWPEYERLREKARELSRYEWGGRGVRGGEHGA, from the coding sequence ATGAGTGAGGTCGTAGAAAAACTCAAAGAGCGCTTCGGGGCCGCGGTACTCGCCGAAGAGGTTTCCTGCGGACAGCAGGTAGTCTTTGTCTCCCGGGAGGCCCTTCGGGACGTGGTGCGTTTTCTGCACGACGAAATGGACTTCAAACACCTGGCCGACCTCTGCGGGGTGGACTATCAGGGCTATAAACCTAAACGTCCGGTGTCCGAGCGCTTCGAAGTGGTCTATAACCTCTATTCCCTTTCCCGGAAGGAGCTTTTACGTCTCCGGGTGCCGGTGCCGGAGGAAGACCCCCGGGTTCCCAGTGTGACCTCTGTCTTTCGGGTGGCCAACTGGTTTGAAAGGGAATGTTACGACATGTTTGGAATTCGTTTCGAGGGGCATCCCGATCTCCGACGTCTTCTCATGCCTGAGGATTGGGAGGGGCATCCCCTGCGCAAGGACTATCCGCTGGAGCTGGAAAAGGAATGGCCGGAATACGAACGTCTGCGAGAGAAGGCCCGGGAGCTTTCCCGGTACGAATGGGGAGGGCGTGGGGTGAGGGGAGGGGAGCATGGCGCCTAA
- a CDS encoding NADH-quinone oxidoreductase subunit D has protein sequence MAPKVEIVQRQFGHPEWEEPFVVNMGPQHPSTHGVLRLYLELDGESVVRCDPRIGYLHRGLEKLSENLTYTQALVLTDRLDYISSAANNVGYCLAVEKLMGLEVPRRARLLRTIVCEMARISSHLLWLATHALDIGAMTVFLYCFRDREWLLDIYEKICGARLTVSYARVGGVRLDFTPEIVEDLYRFTEEFPGRITDYETLIDVNRIWLKRTKGIAVVPPEKALNMGLTGPSLRGSGIPYDVRKFKPYDAYDEVEFEVPVGKNGDTYDRYRVRMEELRQANRIIRQCLDKLPETEGEPVVAEGAPDLLMPEKKKVPQAAPHPKKGFLVKGAEAPVVPPGEVYVSIEAPKGELGYYLVSDGSGKPWRVRVRAPSFVHISAIPEMVKGHMVADIIAVIGTLDVVLGECDR, from the coding sequence ATGGCGCCTAAGGTAGAGATTGTTCAGCGTCAGTTTGGGCATCCCGAGTGGGAAGAACCCTTTGTGGTGAACATGGGGCCGCAGCACCCTTCTACCCACGGGGTCCTGCGGCTCTATCTGGAACTCGATGGGGAGAGCGTGGTTCGTTGCGATCCCCGTATCGGCTATCTCCACCGGGGGCTGGAGAAGCTTTCCGAAAACCTCACTTACACTCAGGCCCTGGTCCTCACCGACCGCCTGGACTATATCTCCTCCGCAGCCAACAACGTGGGTTACTGCTTGGCCGTGGAAAAACTCATGGGGCTTGAGGTCCCGCGGCGGGCCCGGCTCCTGCGCACTATTGTCTGTGAGATGGCCCGTATCTCCAGCCATCTCCTCTGGCTGGCCACCCACGCTCTAGACATCGGAGCTATGACGGTTTTCCTTTACTGTTTCCGCGACCGCGAGTGGCTTCTGGATATTTACGAAAAGATCTGTGGGGCCCGGCTTACGGTGAGCTACGCCCGGGTGGGCGGGGTAAGACTGGACTTTACCCCGGAGATTGTAGAGGATCTTTACCGCTTTACCGAAGAGTTTCCGGGACGGATTACGGATTACGAGACCCTGATCGACGTCAATCGCATCTGGCTCAAGCGGACCAAGGGAATCGCGGTGGTCCCTCCGGAAAAGGCTCTAAATATGGGACTTACCGGTCCTTCTCTGCGCGGCTCCGGGATCCCTTATGATGTGCGCAAATTCAAGCCCTACGACGCTTACGACGAGGTGGAGTTTGAGGTCCCCGTGGGGAAAAACGGAGATACCTACGATCGCTACCGGGTGCGTATGGAGGAGTTACGGCAGGCCAATCGCATTATTCGCCAGTGCTTGGACAAGCTCCCGGAGACCGAAGGGGAGCCGGTGGTGGCTGAGGGGGCTCCGGATCTTCTCATGCCCGAAAAAAAGAAGGTCCCGCAGGCGGCTCCTCATCCTAAGAAGGGCTTTTTAGTCAAGGGGGCGGAGGCCCCGGTGGTCCCTCCGGGAGAGGTTTATGTCTCCATAGAGGCCCCTAAAGGGGAGCTGGGTTATTACCTAGTAAGCGACGGTTCGGGGAAGCCCTGGAGGGTGCGGGTGCGAGCCCCTTCCTTTGTGCATATTTCGGCCATTCCGGAGATGGTCAAGGGGCACATGGTGGCGGATATTATCGCGGTGATCGGAACTCTGGATGTGGTCCTGGGAGAGTGTGATCGTTAG
- the nuoH gene encoding NADH-quinone oxidoreductase subunit NuoH gives MEAILKSALPTLILIGEALVLLVVALLHVAYTTYAERKIIGRMQQRLGPNRVGPRGLLQPIADVLKLLTKEDIVPLGADKTLFYLAPLISLVAGATSLAVIPVWEKFVLANVNVGLLVILALSSLSSYGVILSGWASNSRYAFLGGLRASAQVISYEVAMALSLVGVMLMAGSMNLAEIVRAQTASSFKIYAIPQIIGFFVFMVSAIAETNRVPFDLPEAETELVAGYFVEYSGIRFGLFYLAEYFGMVVMSAVAVTCFLGGWAGPFEVPGLPFFWFLVKLYVLLFFYIWVRATLPRYRYDQLMGLGWKVLIPLSLANILVTGLLKLWV, from the coding sequence ATGGAGGCCATTTTGAAATCCGCCCTGCCGACACTGATCTTGATTGGAGAGGCCTTGGTGCTTCTGGTGGTGGCCCTGCTTCATGTGGCCTATACCACCTATGCCGAACGGAAGATCATCGGACGGATGCAACAGCGGCTCGGGCCCAACCGGGTAGGGCCTCGGGGACTGCTACAGCCCATTGCGGACGTGCTCAAGCTCCTTACCAAGGAAGACATCGTCCCCCTAGGGGCCGACAAGACCCTCTTTTATTTAGCGCCTCTTATTTCTCTAGTAGCCGGGGCCACGAGTCTGGCGGTCATTCCGGTCTGGGAAAAGTTCGTCCTGGCCAACGTCAATGTGGGGCTTTTGGTCATTCTGGCCTTGAGTTCTCTTTCCTCCTACGGGGTGATTCTTTCGGGTTGGGCCTCCAACTCCCGCTACGCCTTTTTGGGAGGGCTGCGGGCCTCGGCTCAGGTGATCAGTTATGAGGTGGCTATGGCCCTTTCTCTCGTAGGGGTCATGCTTATGGCCGGCTCTATGAATTTGGCCGAGATCGTGCGGGCTCAAACGGCAAGTTCTTTCAAGATCTACGCTATTCCTCAGATCATAGGCTTTTTTGTCTTTATGGTCTCGGCCATTGCGGAGACCAACCGGGTGCCCTTCGATCTTCCCGAGGCCGAGACCGAATTGGTGGCCGGTTATTTCGTGGAATACAGCGGAATCCGTTTCGGGCTCTTTTATCTGGCCGAATATTTCGGCATGGTGGTCATGAGTGCCGTAGCCGTGACCTGTTTTCTCGGGGGCTGGGCCGGACCCTTTGAGGTGCCGGGGTTGCCCTTTTTCTGGTTCTTGGTGAAATTATACGTCCTTCTCTTCTTCTACATCTGGGTGCGGGCCACGCTTCCGCGTTATCGATACGATCAGCTCATGGGCCTGGGCTGGAAGGTCCTGATTCCGTTATCCCTAGCCAACATTCTGGTGACCGGGCTCCTTAAGCTCTGGGTGTAA
- the nuoI gene encoding NADH-quinone oxidoreductase subunit NuoI: MNPLRTIFLTEIAKGLALTLRKMFSRPVTVQYPEEKKPVAPGFRGRHALVRDPETGRERCIGCLRCAKVCPSRCIYIETERDPETRRLVVKRYDIEALRCVFCGYCEEVCPVNAVVLTEFYEYAGERREDLYFDKERLLQNWDEFIVTQKRPYFNPYWKPRGIPESRLPAPKRKAEGV, translated from the coding sequence ATGAATCCCTTAAGGACTATTTTTCTTACCGAAATCGCCAAGGGGCTGGCGCTCACCCTGCGCAAGATGTTCAGCCGGCCGGTCACAGTGCAGTATCCGGAGGAAAAGAAACCCGTAGCTCCGGGGTTTCGCGGAAGGCACGCCCTGGTAAGGGATCCAGAAACCGGTCGGGAACGTTGCATTGGTTGTCTGCGTTGCGCCAAAGTCTGTCCCTCGCGGTGCATCTACATTGAGACCGAAAGGGATCCGGAGACCCGACGCCTGGTGGTCAAGCGCTACGATATTGAAGCTTTACGGTGTGTGTTCTGTGGGTACTGTGAGGAAGTCTGTCCGGTAAACGCCGTAGTGCTTACCGAATTTTACGAATACGCTGGGGAAAGGCGAGAGGACCTCTACTTCGACAAAGAAAGACTCCTCCAGAATTGGGACGAGTTCATCGTGACCCAGAAGCGTCCCTATTTCAATCCCTATTGGAAACCCCGGGGGATTCCGGAGAGTCGTCTTCCCGCGCCCAAGAGGAAGGCCGAGGGGGTATAG
- a CDS encoding NADH-quinone oxidoreductase subunit J family protein — translation MEKVLFGYLSLAMLVSALLAVFSRNAVKAVLWVLVMFLHQAVLFLTLQAEFLAAVQVIVYAGAVLVLFLFVVYMINLREELRLPRFLGSYPLAFLAVFGLLVLAAAGLSGYHTAQALGILTPEALLKYGHARLLGEHLFREHLLAFEVAGVLLLVAVLGAVVLVRRIREGAV, via the coding sequence ATGGAGAAAGTCCTTTTCGGATATCTCAGTCTAGCCATGTTGGTCTCGGCCCTGCTGGCCGTATTTTCGCGCAACGCGGTCAAGGCCGTACTCTGGGTTTTGGTAATGTTTCTCCATCAGGCGGTCCTGTTTCTTACGCTTCAGGCCGAATTTCTGGCCGCGGTGCAGGTCATCGTTTACGCCGGGGCGGTGCTGGTGCTCTTCCTCTTTGTGGTTTACATGATCAACCTTCGGGAAGAATTGCGTCTTCCCCGGTTTCTGGGGTCCTATCCCCTGGCCTTTCTGGCGGTTTTTGGCCTGCTGGTCCTCGCTGCGGCCGGGCTTTCGGGCTACCATACGGCACAAGCCCTAGGGATACTCACCCCGGAGGCCTTGCTTAAATACGGCCATGCGCGGCTTCTAGGAGAACATCTCTTCCGGGAGCATCTCCTGGCCTTTGAGGTGGCCGGAGTGCTCCTCCTGGTGGCCGTCTTGGGAGCGGTAGTCCTGGTAAGGCGGATCAGGGAGGGGGCGGTATGA
- the nuoK gene encoding NADH-quinone oxidoreductase subunit NuoK — MPVNWYLWLALALFAVGLFGFVSRRNVIIMLLSIEIMLNAANVALAALGTRMQDVTGHILVFFVIAVAAAEAAIGLSLVVLLYKRFREVHMDEVRRLKG; from the coding sequence ATCCCGGTAAACTGGTATCTGTGGCTGGCGCTGGCCCTTTTTGCGGTGGGGCTCTTTGGGTTTGTAAGCCGACGTAACGTGATCATCATGCTTCTATCCATCGAGATCATGCTCAATGCGGCTAACGTAGCCCTTGCGGCTCTAGGAACCCGGATGCAGGATGTGACCGGTCACATCCTGGTCTTTTTCGTCATTGCGGTGGCCGCGGCGGAAGCGGCCATCGGTCTTTCGCTGGTGGTTCTGCTTTACAAGCGCTTTCGGGAAGTACATATGGATGAAGTCCGCAGGCTAAAGGGGTAA